A genomic region of Papaver somniferum cultivar HN1 chromosome 7, ASM357369v1, whole genome shotgun sequence contains the following coding sequences:
- the LOC113297595 gene encoding protein TPR2-like, with the protein MSSLSRELVFLILQFLDEEKFKETVHKLEQESGFYFNMKHFEDQVQAGEWDEVERYLCGFTKVEDNRYSMKIFFEIRKQKYLEALDAQDRAKAVEILVKDLKVFASFNEELFKEITQLLTLENFRQNEQLSKYGDTKSARNIMLMELKKLIEANPLFRDKLTFPPFKNSRLRTLINQSLNWQHQLCKNPRPNPDIKTLFTDHTCAPNNGARAPPPTNSPLVGPIPKAGAFPPIGAHGPFQPVVSPSANAIAGWMSTSPSLPHGAVPTGPPGLVQPPNAVPFLKPHPRTPTSAPGMDYQSADSDHLMKRMRTGPSEEVSFSSVGHPSNMYSQDDLPKVVVRSLSQGSNVMSMDFHPQQQTILLVGTNVGDVAIWEVGSRERLAYKTFKVWDISACTMPLQSALMKDATICVNRCVWGPDGSILGVAFSKHIVQTYAYNPSGELRHHLEIDAHVGGVNDIAFAHPNKQVCIVTCGDDKTIKVWDAVAGRRLYIFEGHEAPVYSVCPHYKENIQFIFSTAIDGKIKAWLYDCLGSRVDYDAPGLWCTTMSYSADGTRLFSCGTSKEGDSHLVEWNESEGAIKRTYSGFRKRSLGVVQFDTTKNRFLAAGDEFQIKFWDMDNNNILATTEADGGLPASPKLRFNKEGSLLAVTTSDNGVKILANADGQRLIRMLESRTFEGSRGPSDAMNTKPSIVNALGPVANVSASQPPTIERSDRLSPAVSIGGLAPMDNNRTPPDVKPRISEDVEKVKTWKLPDIVDAAQLRAARLPDPLTAGKVVRLIYTNSGGAVLALSSNAVHKLWKWQRTERNPSAKSTSSVAPVLWQPGNGTVMTNDISETSPPEEPAACIALSKNDSYVMSASGGKVSLFNMMTFKVMTTFMPPPPAATFLAFHPQDNNIIAIGMEDSTIQIYNVRVDEVKTKLKGHQKRITGLAFSQSLNVLVSSGADAQLCVWSIDGWEKRKARFIQAPSGRSGPLVGETRVQFHNDQTHLLVVHESQISVYDSKLECLRSWSPREALSAPISSAIYSCDGLLVYVGFCDGAVGVFDADSLRLRCRIASSAYLPPSSASAVYPSVIASHPSEPNQIALGMSDGAVHVVEPSDAEPKWGVGPPQENGSMPSTNPSLSNQQPSEAPSR; encoded by the exons ATGTCTTCCTTAAGCAGGGAACTGGTATTTTTAATTTTACAGTTCTTAGATGAGGAGAAGTTTAAAGAAACAGTTCACAA GTTAGAACAGGAATCAGGGTTTTACTTTAACATGAAACATTTTGAAGATCAAGTTCAAGCTGGTGAATGGGATGAAGTTGAACGTTATTTGTGTGGATTTACAAAGGTTGAAGATAATAGATACTCAATGAAGATTTTCTTTGAGATAAGGAAACAAAAGTACTTGGAGGCACTTGATGCTCAAGACAGGGCAAAAGCTGTCGAGATTCTTGTTAAGGATCTTAAGGTTTTTGCTTCTTTTAACGAAGAGCTCTTTAAAGAGATTACTCAATTGCTTACACTTGAAAACTTTag GCAGAATGAGCAGCTTTCCAAGTATGGGGACACTAAATCAGCCCGTAACATAATGCTAATGGAACTTAAAAAACTTATTGAAGCAAATCCTTTGTTCCGTGACAAGCTTACATTCCCGCCCTTCAAAAACTCACGACTTCGGACCTTAATAAACCAGAG TCTCAATTGGCAGCATCAACTCTGTAAAAACCCTCGTCCGAATCCTGACATCAAAACACTCTTCACCGATCATACTTGTGCTCCTAATAATGGAGCTCGTGCTCCTCCTCCTACAAACAGCCCTCTCGTGGGACCCATTCCTAAAGCTGGGGCATTTCCTCCTATTGGTGCGCATGGT CCATTCCAGCCTGTTGTATCTCCATCTGCAAATGCTATTGCAGGGTGGATGAGTACTAGCCCTTCATTACCACACGGGGCAGTGCCGACAGGCCCCCCTGGTCTTGTACAGCCTCCTAATGCAG TTCCATTCTTAAAGCCGCATCCTAGGACACCTACAAGTGCTCCAGGTATGGATTATCAGTCGGCTGATTCTGACCACTTAATGAAGCGTATGCGTACTGGGCCGTCTGAGGAG GTGTCATTTTCTAGTGTGGGACATCCCTCCAATATGTACTCGCAAGACGACCTTCCTAAAGTTGTTGTGAGGAGCTTGAGCCAAGGTTCTAATGTCATGAGCATGGATTTTCACCCACAGCAACAAACTATTCTCTTAG TTGGGACAAATGTTGGTGACGTTGCCATATGGGAAGTTGGATCTCGGGAGAGACTAGCATATAAGACTTTCAAAGTGTGGGATATTTCAGCATGTACCATGCCGTTGCAG TCAGCGTTAATGAAAGACGCAACAATTTGTGTGAATAGGTGTGTTTGGGGTCCAGATGGATCCATACTAG GTGTTGCATTCTCAAAACATATTGTGCAGACATATGCTTACAATCCATCTGGAGAACTGAGACACCACTTGGAG ATCGACGCGCATGTTGGTGGTGTAAATGATATTGCATTTGCTCACCCGAATAAGCAAGTTTGTATTGTCACTTGCGGTGATGACAAGACTATCAAG GTCTGGGACGCTGTTGCTGGACGTAGGCTGTACATATTTGAAGGGCATGAAGCTCCTGTGTATTCAGTCTGCCCCCATTATAAAGAGAATATTCAG TTTATTTTCTCCACTGCCATTGATGGGAAAATCAAAGCATGGCTCTACGATTGCTTGGGATCTAGAGTGGATTATGATGCCCCTGGACTTTGGTGCACCACAATGTCATATAGTGCTGATGGAACCAG GCTCTTCTCTTGTGGTACTAGCAAAGAGGGTGACTCACACTTGGTTGAGTGGAATGAGAGTGAAGGTGCTATCAAAAGGACATATTCGGGCTTCAGGAAGCGTTCATTAGGTGTTGTTCAGTTTGACACAACAAAGAACCGTTTCTTAGCTGCTGGTGATGAATTTCAAATCAAGTTTTGGGACATGGATAATAACAACATACTTGCCACTACTGAAGCTGATGGTGGATTGCCT GCAAGCCCTAAGCTGAGATTCAACAAGGAAGGGTCACTGTTGGCAGTAACTACAAGTGATAATGGAGTCAAGATTTTAGCCAACGCCGATGGTCAACGCCTGATAAGAATGCTCGAGAGCAGGACCTTTGAGGGGTCTCGAGGCCCATCTGATGCCATGAACACGAAG CCTTCAATTGTCAATGCACTTGGTCCAGTAGCAAATGTTTCCGCGTCTCAACCACCAACAATAGAACGTTCTGATAGACTTTCCCCTGCCGTATCCATTGGTGGCCTT GCTCCTATGGACAACAATAGGACCCCGCCAGATGTTAAACCCAGAATATCAGAAGACGTTGAGAAGGTTAAAACCTGGAAACTGCCAGATATTGTTGACGCGGCACAACTAAGAGCTGCACGGTTACCTGACCCTTTAACGGCTGGCAAG GTTGTACGCTTGATATACACAAATTCTGGAGGTGCAGTGTTGGCTCTTTCATCTAATGCAGTCCATAAACTTTGGAAATGGCAGCGCACAGAACGTAATCCATCTGCAAAG TCTACGTCATCTGTAGCTCCCGTGTTGTGGCAACCTGGCAATGGTACTGTCATGACAAATGACATTAGTGAAACCAGCCCACCTGAGGAACCAGCGGCATGCATTGCTTTATCTAAGAACGATTCATATGTCATGTCGGCGTCTGGTGGAAAGGTCTCTTTATTCAACATGATGACCTTCAAG GTTATGACAACTTTCATGCCCCCACCTCCGGCTGCAACATTCTTGGCGTTCCACCCTCAGGACAATAACATCATCGCCATAGGGATGGAGGACTCTACTATTCAAATATACAACGTTCGTGTTGACGAG GTTAAAACAAAACTAAAGGGGCATCAGAAAAGAATCACAGGCCTTGCGTTCTCTCAGTCTTTGAATGTATTGGTGTCTTCGGGAGCTGATGCACAG CTGTGTGTATGGAGTATTGATGGATGGGAGAAGAGGAAAGCAAGATTCATACAAGCACCATCAGGGAGATCAGGTCCATTGGTTGGGGAAACGAGAGTCCAATTCCATAATGATCAAACTCACCTTTTAGTAGTTCATGAGAGCCAAATTTCTGTCTATGATAGCAAGCTTGAATGTTTGCGCTCG tggtCTCCAAGAGAAGCTCTCTCTGCACCCATATCAAGTGCTATATATTCATGTGATGGCCTGCTTGTGTACGTTGGATTTTGTGATGGTGCTGTAGGAGTCTTCGATGCTGACAGCTTGAGACTCAGGTGCCGAATAGCATCCTCTGCATACTTGCCTCCATCCAGTGCCAG TGCTGTCTATCCATCAGTAATAGCATCACACCCATCTGAACCAAACCAGATTGCACTTGGCATGAGCGATGGAGCTGTTCATGTAGTTGAGCCGTCTGATGCAGAACCAAAGTGGGGTGTTGGACCACCTCAAGAGAATGGATCAATGCCTTCTACAAATCCTTCTTTAAGTAATCAACAGCCATCAGAGGCACCTTCCAGATGA